CGTTTATATTATAGATAACCATTGAGTATTAAGTTTAAAGCTTGAAACCAATAAACCACTATTATGCAGGAGGTTATTCAAATGAATGAAGAAAATCATGTAATCCATAAAGATGGCCAAGTTTCAACTGACAAGGTGGACAATGCAATTGAGAAGATTGCGCCGGAAGAAAGAGAACAGATTCTACAGAACTTTGATGCGTTCAAAGAATACCTGGGTAAGCGAATTGACATGGGAGAATCGATTGGACTAAGTGAGGAGCAGATGGCCAAAATTGCCGAGAAAGTAGCAGATTATCTGGCAGCTCGGGAGGAACCTCGTAATCGTGAAGAAAAACTACTTCAGGAGCTGTGGAATGTCGGCAAGGAAGATGAACGTCACATGTTGGCTCATATGCTCGTTCGTTTGGCACAAAGCTCCACACCCAATCATTAAGATTAGCATCTATGCCTAAGCATAAGAAATACTTTGAGCTGGTCTTCAAACCTGCCAAATACCTGCCAAAAGCTGGAGCGTAACTCTTGAACATATCTGGATCAGGGCAGATAGAGGGAGCGCTAGCTATGATGAACGTAACCGCAAAAAATAGCCCTCCATATTGCTGCACATCGTAGGTTAAAATGGACAGTAAGAAGACCACCATTTCAGAGCTACACAGCAAAGGAGAGCTATCCCTATGAAGTCTACCACAAAATTCATTGGTTTAGATGTATCCAAAGAAAAAATTTCTGTCGCTATTGCTGACGAGGGTCAAGACAAGCCGCGGTATTACGGCACCATTGCTCATGCGCCTGCTGCCTTACGCAAACTCATCAAAGAATTGGGTCCGGCAAGCTCCCTCTCGTTTTGTTATGAGGCCGGTCCTACAGGATACGAAACCTACCGCTGGATCGAATCCATGGGGGCCCATTGTGTCGTCATTGCCCCTTCACTCATCCCCAAACGCTCCGGCGATCACGTGAAAACCGATCGACGGGATGCCGAGCAACTGGCACGTCTGTTCCGTGCAGGCGAGCTTACGCCGATTTACGTTCCAGCACGTGAAGATGAGGCGCTTCGTGAATTGGTTCGGGCACGCGAATCGGCAAAAGAAGATGCTCACCGGGCTCGTCAA
This Paenibacillus xylanexedens DNA region includes the following protein-coding sequences:
- a CDS encoding DUF3243 domain-containing protein, which gives rise to MNEENHVIHKDGQVSTDKVDNAIEKIAPEEREQILQNFDAFKEYLGKRIDMGESIGLSEEQMAKIAEKVADYLAAREEPRNREEKLLQELWNVGKEDERHMLAHMLVRLAQSSTPNH